ATGTACCTCTTTTGAAGCAGCGAGCTGGAAAAAGACGAGTAGGAGACGATTTCACCGCCAAAATATAACTCCGAGAGCGTCGGCGAACAGAAATAGAGGCAAGCGAGAACAAGGAAAAATCTGTATTCTCCACCTACCTTGAAGCCTATATCCTAGGTATATCTAGTTGCGTCTAACCGATGTTCCTTTGGATCTTCGCTTATGTTGCTAGCCACTTTTTAAACCCTTTAAAGTTTTCTCCTCCCTGTAATTATCCCCTCTCTCTGTGAATCACGACCAACCCCATTTTCAGTGAAAAAAAGAGGGTACTTATAGGGGATTCCCAGGGTAGATTTAGAGCAAAAAGAGGGGGAAAACTATTGAATTTTTAAGTTTCAAAATCCCTGCAAAGGATAAAGTTGCTGCTGGATTAGTACCATTCTCAACGGAATGAGAATGGTGTCCGttcaatttcaagaaaaggACGTAGGTGCAAGGAGATTTCAACACATGGAAGATTCGAGTACAGCTCGTACAAACGGATAAGGGTGACGCGATTGTTGGGTCTCGCTCAGAAAGAGAAGCACGCGCCAGGTTTATGAATTGCCGCAACGGGAAAAAGGAGAATAACGTATATGGGTCGGACATTTGTGATTGAGCTTATTAGTTCCTCGGGTTGAAGATGAGGCTTGGGGCTGGTCGGATCAAAAGGGTTGGGTTGACTTTGGTGGGCTGCAAATAGGAAGAGGGCTGGCAGATGGGTATTGGTGGAGTTGCGCCAGGTATTTAAGAATGGGCTAGGtcaatcaaaaaaagaaaaagaaagaggccCGAATCTTATTCCTTTTTAAGAGTTGAGACCAAGTGACGATTTGGCTCTAGGTTTAATAAGAAAATAgcccaaataaaataaattgtaacCAAATCgagtttatttgatgaatttggttaGAACATAAGCAAGacgaattaatattaattaattaacaagcttCTCGATTTTGACAAGATAAAATAATCGACTTGATTATAAaacaactaataaaaaatacaaactcATATATGAATaaactaattattaaaatatttaaacaaggTAAAATATTTTTGCGATGATTTTCGagtaatcataaaaatattaattatatacataattatgaaaaacataagcactttctaaaaattataaaaaggtgatgagataaatttaaataacttaaaatattttaaattttataaattctaattattttaaatcgcGTAGAATTAAGACGCTCGTTAATTAGTTCATATCATCGAGGGTCAAAATTGAGTGTCAACAATACCTCATGGTCCATCTAACTCATTGTGCACTGAAATATATAgatgtttgaagttgacccaaaacataAAAGCTGACCAAAGTCTATGGTGttatatattaaatgttatttcATGTCTGATTATAGGTATTAGTAAATTTCAGGAAAATTTTTGTGCTAAAATGGTGGGAACATTCAACAATTGAATTTTATGGTTTATATTTAGAATTTAATTGTAACTCATTTGATTTATTNNNNNNNNNNNNNNNNNNNNNNNNNNNNNNNNNNNNNNNNNNNNNNNNNNNNNNNNNNNNNNNNNNNNNNNNNNNNNNNNNNNNNNNNNNNNNNNNNNNNNNNNNNNNNNNNNNNNNNNNNNNNNNNNNNNNNNNNNNNNNNNNNNNNNNNNNNNNNNNNNNNNNNNNNNNNNNNNNNNNNNNNNNNNNNNNNNNNNNNNNNNNNNNNNNNNNNNNNNNNNNNNNNNNNNNNNNNNNNNNNNNNNNNNNNNNNNNNNNNNNNNNNNNNNNNNNNNNNNNNNNNNNNNNNNNNNNNNNNNNNNNNNNNNNNNNNNNNNNNNNNNNNNNNNNNNNNNNNNNNNNNNNNNNNNNNNNNNNNNNNNNNNNNNNNNNNNNNNNNNNNNNNNNNNNNNNNNNNNNNNNNNNNNNNNNNNNNNNNNNNNNNNNNNNNNNNNNNNNNNNNNNNNNNNNNNNNNNNNNNNNNNNNNNNNNNNNNNNNNNNNNNNNNNNNNNNNNNNNNNNNNNNNNNNNNNNNNNNNNNNNNNNNNNNNNNNNNNNNNNNNNNNNNNNNNNNNNNNNNNNNNNNNNNNNNNNNNNNNNNNNNNNNNNNNNNNNNNNNNNNNNNNNNNNNNNNNNNNNNNNNNNNNNNNNNNNNNNNNNNNNNNNNNNNNNNNNNNNNNNNNNNNNNNNNNNNNNNNNNNNNNNNNNNNNNNNNNNNNNNNNNNNNNNNNNNNNNNNNNNNNNNtatatatatagatagatagatagatagaatGTGATGATTCCTCCAACTCCTTATTCTCCATTAACACCTCTTTAGATTCAACTCATTCATTATCCATTTGATAAGCTTGTTGCTCCTCTCATTGCAAAATGGAAAATACAATGTTCACATCTAAGACTGATGGGTTTTCCGCTCCACTTCATCTTGTTCCAACATATAATAGCTGGCAGGTTTTTGAGAAATAATGTGGTCATAGGTTCTCcatatcccccccccccccccNNNNNNNNNNNNNNNNNNNNNNNNcccccccaaaaaaaaaattggatttaTGATGTGCATTAAGAGAGAAAAAACTGATTCCCGAGATGAGTGGCGTGATCCTTGTAGGATATTCCTGCCCATGCATTTGTTCATGTGAAGGAAAAAGATGTCAAAATAATCATTAAggaatgaaattaaaatatacaaatttacttttctttttatgaagAAGCTGCAAAACTTAAGAAAGACACATGCAACTCATATGATTTTCAAGGGTAACGGTTAAATCAAGTACCTTGATTAACAGTTTGTAGTTATATCTTTGTCAATTGCCATAGAATGAAACATCGGTGAAGtgaaatacaagaaaaaagaaCTTACCCGTATATAACCAAAGGAATCAGCGTGTACTTTACCTCATTTTCTTGATTAGAAAATGCTCAGAACACCAACCTCTGGGTAATATTATAACAAAGTAAAGATAGAGGAACTTGGAAGAAGAACTGCTGGGACCCCTGAAAATACTCTTCATGTATACTTTTactgaaagaaaaataaaagatcacCCAAAGAGGAGAATCTTCATCATCAACTAAGACAAGTCCAAATCAGTCATTCTCAATTTCATCATTTTGAGCATTCTAATAAGAGAACTAAAGACGTTAACCTTTCAGATTCAGATTGAAGCTTAGACTAACTTGTCAGCAACAATAATTGTAAGGAAAATAGATTTGGCTTCCCAAAGAATCCAAACACAACGAAGACTCTGTCATGCACCATATTTGCTACTCACATTCATAAATCATGAATTCCCTCAAGCCATTTTAGCATAAAACGATGTGACCCGTGGAGACATTCTTCTCATGTAGGCAGTTCTAGTATATGCTCAAAATCAAGTCCGGATACTTGTTAATATTTGAGTACTCAAAACAATATGGAATTTCCATCATCTTGGAATATAGTCGATGGACAAACTACAGGAGGATGCAGACTATAATCAGCAGCATATTTTCTTCTGAAGATTTTCAGGTTGCTGGAGACATCTCACATTCTTTCTCTAAGGTATTCTTTAACAATCTCAGGTTATAGTTAATGGTGACTTACAAAAGGGACTGACttctaaagaaaaagaaaacacaattaTGATAAGGTTTTAATGTGGATATGATGTCAAGAGAATCCTCATGGAACTATCAACTGTCATGCTCAGAGCTATGAACAAGCCAAGTGGAGCCAACTTTTTAATTACATAAGACTGGTTCGTCCCATAATTGTACTCAAgctaaaaataaatacactACCAAGATATTCACTAAATACACTACCAAGATATTCACATGTCTACGTCGCTATGCTCACAATTCAACATTTCAGCCAAGATATTATTGTGAAAGACCAGGGGGAAAAGCCAAGTGCCTCCAAATTTAGGATTCATTTGAGTATGTACTATGTCCACTGTCTACCGTTTGATTTTCACCTCAGGTTCAAGGTGGAATTTTGGCTCCAGTTCGACTGACTAAATTGTTCAAGATGCTCAATTAGAGATAAAGAGCGCCAGACATATCCATGCCACAGAATTCCCAAACTCAGAAACCAAGAAATATTCAGAAAAATAGCATCAGAAGTCAGACAGATCTAGAAGTCATGAAATTATGTAAATATCAGTTACACTAAAGCTGAAGCCAGCTAAAATGGGATACTTTTCTCCTCACTCCTCAGCTATGCCAAATCTTTGTATTATTTCCAACAGCATGTTGAACATTTTGGCAGTCAGATGTCCAGCAGTAACTCGATTCCGTGCTCCAGATAGATACATATGCTTCCTTCCAACATAGTGGTCTTCTATTCACTTCAGATTCAGAATGCTAGCAATGATTTTCtcaaaaacaatttaatattcCTCTTTTTAGCATGTTCATAAATAAACAATGACACTAGCAAAGGCAGATTGGATGCCATCAAACATTGAAAAGACATTTCCCTTTGTGACAAAAGATTATAGTGGCACACCTGGATACAAAGAGCATAACTGCAAGAGTTAATTTCGGAGAGGAGAATTAGATTCGGCCACATGATGAAACACAAATCATTCTACATGCAGCCTCTTCTTGACAATGTCACACCTCCAAGTATCAACTCATAGCTAAAAGGAGCCACAAGGGAAGACAAAAGGCAAAAGAAGTAGCATTTCCAActatattttgaaaagaaatcaGAAGGAAAAGTTCAATATTCTATGCTAACAACAAAAATTTAGTTCTTGGAGAATCATAAGCTAAAGTGAGAGCTCGACATCCCTGTTTTCTTGAACTGCAGAGAGGAATTGCAGACAAGTAGTTGAAGAACATGCAAGCGGGTGCTGCTACCTTATTGGtccaaaaacaaataaacttaAGGCCAAGGTTCTAGCTATTAATAAAAGCTCCATTACAAGTATGCAattaagtttttctttcttcGACTAATTCTATTCCTTTGATTGGATATGCACTAAATATAATAGAGCCCAATGTCTTGCTACAGATAAAACCATATTTTAGATGTATATACTTCAcctttttcctttcttctttcttcttttccagAGTGTTAAAAGAGCAACCAATTTTCTACTGGCCGAAAAAGTAATGACTATTTCCAAAGATAATGTGTAAGAAGCAGCTGAAATAGCGTAAGTTCATTTCATACTTTGAAGGAATATCCAACAAGAAGCAATAAAGTATACCTTTAAGATAACTCAAGTCAAAACTTtgaatgattttcaattatagtCACCTGGATAGGGTTTAAGATAACTTTCAAAACCATCAATCAAATTCACATCATGTGCCCAGGGTATGTATTAATAGCAAACTTGGGAACTAAAGTCTTCATAGTGCAACATGTACCATCCATTGTGCTTCAAACAGCTCAAGTCAAAAAAGGAAATCAAACTGCTGGAGAACTCATTGTTTATCATTCATGACGAGTAAAACCTCCGCACCAGCAGTAATGATTCGATCCAAGAACTCCCTAAGTTGTTGGGCATCTTTAAAAGCATAAGGAGCAGCAAAATCACTGTCTAGATTATACCAAACCCCCTGAATACATCTTAACGTAACCCAATGCCTGCTTTTCCAAAGGCCACTAAACTTTGTAACAGGAACATTAAGAACAATTCCAATGAGCGGATCATCAAGGTCAATTGAAGAAGCCCCATTTCGCTTATCATGCCAAACAACAGTTTTAGCTTTCTGTTGGAGCGCTGCAATCAATACGTTGATATCATAGTTACCGGTGATTTCGTTATGATGAGGTCTAAAAACAAGTGATACAGGATTCCAGCTTCTCCTGTTAGGGTCATCCACATCAAGTTTCTCAgcaattttatttaaatcagATCTTGTAAATGCATCTTTTTCCTGAGAAGAACCAATATGTCACATTATTAAACCAACATGGGTTTTGTCCCCTCccgccccccccccccccccNNNNNNNNNNNNNNNNNNNNNNNNNNNNNNNNNNNNNNNNNNNNNNNNNNNNNNNNNNNNNNNNNNNNNNNNNNNNNNNNNNNNNNNNNNNNNNNNNNNNNNNNNNNNNNNNNNNNNNNNNNNNNNNNNNNNNNNNNNNNNNNNNNNNNNNNNNNNNNNNNNNNNNNNNNNNNNNNNNccccccccccaaaaaaaaaaaaaagaaaaaagaagagtgTAATCATATTTCCATTAATTGACCTAgcaatatatacatatattaaatttgaattgaaggaagaaagaaaaccCATTGAAACGTCGTATACTAAAATTGGTAACATTATGAGGTTGGATCAAAATTGGTACATGagagagaaaagaaaggaaaattatGGGTTTAGTATGATATTGAGtgtagagaagaagaagaacaagagtACCTGGAAGAGATTATTGAGAGAATGTAAGAGGCAAAACTGTAATCTTTGCCTCTCGTGATATATTTCTACTTTCTCGTCATCCATATTCCCAAGCTTCCAACTTCAACTTCAACTTCAACATCAACTCCAACTCCAAATCAACACCTATTCACCATACCGCCGACTATTATTAGAgctttttaatttacttttttttcagtAATCGGGTTTGTTTGCAAAGTCACCTTACTTGTAGTTGTGTAACATTGGATATTAATTATACTGTCACATTTTGGTAGGTTACTTAATcactaaataattgaatataattaattacacACTCTAATTTTCAAGAGTAAATGtggatttttctttctttttattattttagtttataacttgtaaaattttccttttatcttTTGCTATTTTTACGGAAAAGGCCTAAAATACgtttgaagtattgaaaatggtacaaaattatcctccatccacctattggctccaaaatgtcaTTCTCATCtacctattgactccaaaatacccttgtcgtctacctttgggttcaaaattgaccactcatttaattgttttaaaattaaactctttaaatattttttaaaatacttggcatTGAAcgattggttataatttaatttattaatataatttataaatcaacctactatccactcattactaactaaacgccacccaattaataatccaagtataatatcaaaatcgccataaacactactaaaacacgatgaaattatagattcttgaaaatgacatccaaagttattcgagtccgaatcgaaaccccaattaaatttaggttgagccgcttatttaggacgACACTtccaataggattctctttcaagattgaattagaaatttatgattaaaggtaaagaagtaatacatcccgaattaattcatgcaccttttttaaatatatttttataaatatttatgatttgttttaaaacctttaatatattatttgaaaattttttacctatgaagtaacatcacataattgagatgtaAGGATagttaagatgaacatagtcagacttttaagtttatcggtaatttttatttagaaacttgaatgtttgataatttacttctatcgatattttcacctcaaattttcaaaaaaactcGATTGGTAAtagcttttctgttgttgcattaataatgtgacgggtttattaattcggaggagtttaattagtaatgggtgggtagtggattgatttataaattatactaataagttaaatcataacaaaatagtctagcgccacgtatttaaaacaacaattaaataattaaaatttaaaaccgttaaataagtggtgaattttgaaccaaaaggtggatgacaaggataTTTTTTGGATccaataggtgggtgagaagggtattttggagccaataggtggatggggggtaattttgtaccatttccaatactttgaggatattttaggccctttttcgttgtttttatgcaatttttcgtatctttaaaaaaattattttatgtttaattttattattagtataattttattaatattctaattttgaattaaattagaATTTATCGTTGAATAAATTGTACACTttgctttttttcttcttttaaatcatatttgTGTACGTTATGTTAAAATTTGTCATAAgagtattatataaaaaaattttccagaatttagaacttatgttatatttttcaaatagaaTTGACTTGATATTCACATTGCAAGTCATTTATCTTTTAATTAGACTtgatagattatttttttgtcacatattataattttatgacaTTTATATTGTCAAACATGTATTTTATGATATTCATAGAAAtctttgtatttttaattttatgattaatttatttaaaatatactaattttatATTGGTATTATAATACTTcatccgtttcaaaaagaaatgATATAATATGACGTGGATCAGAGACAATGGCGGATTCAGAATTTTCTAATTATGGGTGcttaattaattcttatttgAAGTTGGTACTAAAATTGGGTGTTGAATTTACACATTTAAACAAAAACTAGgtttcctttttaaaataatagtgtTGGCTTCAAAATGTAATGGGCACTCAAGCACCCATAAACTTGAATGTGCATCTGCCACTGatcggagtttaagaaaagaaagaagattttttaatcttgtgattctaaattaaagttatgtcaaatgtatcaaaatattttttaatctcatgattttaaacatgtcacgtggaaagttgaagttaaagtgttgccaaaacaagaaagggtcattctttttttaaagagaCCCAAGAaaaactaggtcattcttttataaattgatggAATACCATTTATAGCAGTGAGAGAGATGAACCAAggtgttttctatttttttctcttttctgatacttttttggttttatttttctttccttttattttctattaaattcTTTGTTTTCCTGATCTTCTTTAACAACTTTGGTAGTGATTTTCGTTGTtgtgtttgatttatttaataggaattaaaaggaaaataagtaacaagaaaaaa
The nucleotide sequence above comes from Solanum pennellii chromosome 9, SPENNV200. Encoded proteins:
- the LOC107029653 gene encoding josephin-like protein, with protein sequence MDDEKVEIYHERQRLQFCLLHSLNNLFQEKDAFTRSDLNKIAEKLDVDDPNRRSWNPVSLVFRPHHNEITGNYDINVLIAALQQKAKTVVWHDKRNGASSIDLDDPLIGIVLNVPVTKFSGLWKSRHWVTLRCIQGVWYNLDSDFAAPYAFKDAQQLREFLDRIITAGAEVLLVMNDKQ